The window TCCACATCCAGTACGTCATGTCCTACGAGGGCGTGCAGGGTGACTCCGCCAGCGTCACGATGGCCACCGCGGTCATCAGCGCGCTGGAGGACATCCCCGTCGAGCAGGACCTCGCCATGACCGGCTCGCTGTCGGTCCGTGGCGACGTGCTGCCGGTCGGGGGCGTGACCCACAAAATCGAGGCCGCCGCGAAGACGGGCCTCGACCGGGTCATCATCCCCGCGGCCAACGAGCAGGACGTGATGATCGAGGAGGAGTTCAAGGACCAGATCGAGATCATCCCGGTCACGCACATCAGCGAGGTGCTGGAGGTCGCGCTGGCCGGCGAGCCCGAGAAGGACTCGCTTGTCGACCGGCTGAAGAACATCACCGGCTCCGCGCTGGACCGGCAGGTCGGCCGGTCGAGCGGTTCCCCCTCGCCGCAGTAAGGTGCGGTGGGCCGCGTTCGCGGGCGTCGCGGTCGCGGTCACGCTGTTGCTGCTTCTTCTGGCGCGCGCCTCACAGGGAGCCGTCGGTACGCCGCCGGCCACGCCGGGCGAGGTGCGCTGGCTCGACCGGCTGGATGACGGTGCCGACCACCTCGACGCCGGTGATGCCCCGGAGCCCGCGCCCGCGAGTCCGCTCGAGGCGTCGATGGCCAGCTCGTCGTCGATGTCCCCGGTCGTCCTGCTGGTCAACGTCGCGTTCTCGCAGGGGCTGTTCGGACTCCTCCTCCTCGCTGGAGCGTGGTACACCGGCATCCCGGCGAGCGCGTTCGGCGCCGGGAGCGGCGATGTCGGTCTCGACGCGCTCGCGGTCGGCGTAGGCTTCGGCATCGCGCTCTCGCTGGCCAACGGCGTCGCGGGCGCCGCCGCGAGCGCGCTGGGTCGCGACCCCAGCGAGGACCTCCGTGCGCTGCTCGCCCCCGACTCGGCCGGGGGCTGGGTGCTCCTGCTGGGCGTGGTCCTGCCGCTCATCGCGGGCTTCGAGGAGCTCCTCTTCCGGGGGGCACTCGTCGGCGTCATGGCGACGGGCTTTGGCTGGTCGCCCTGGCTCCTCGCACTCGCCTCGTCGGCCGCGTTCGCACTGGGGCACGGCGCACAGGGCCCCGTCGGTATCGTCGTAACGGGCCTACTGGGATTCGTGCTCGCGGCCGGCTACGTCATCACGGGGAGTCTCCTCGTGGTGGTGGTCGCCCACTACCTGGTCAACGCCGTCGAGTTCGTCGCCTACGAGGGGCTCGACCTGGAGCCGCCGTTCGGCGGCTGACGCGGGTTCGCCGCTACAGCCCCTCCAGCGACCGGAGCTTCTGCTCGACCTTCGGTGGCGCGGAACTCGGGCCGTCCCGGACCCGGTGGTCCGGGACGACAATCGGGACGGGGTTCGCGTCCAGCGCCATCCGCACGGTCTGGAGGTCGTCCCCATCGTCGTCATCGAGGCCGGCCAGCCGCGCCAGCCGCTCGACGGAGACGTCCTCGCCGTAGGGGACGTTCCGGAGTGCCTCTAGAACGGTCCGCTGCTCGGTCGGCACCGTCAGCGCGATATCCACGTCCTCGAACTGGTCCTTCTTCCCCTCGAGATAGGCGAAGAGGCGCTTCAACAGCGGGTACTCGTCCTCCGCACCCTCGTTGGGCTCCGCCGGGAAGGAGACGTTGATGAGCTTCTCGCTCGCGACGCCCAGCTGGACGTGGCGGTCGAGGTACGGCGACTCGCGGGCGTAGATGCCCGTCTCGTAGTCCGGGCCGGGTGCGCCGTCGTCGGTCACATCGGCCGCGTCAGCCGAGACGGCCGAGGGGTCGGCGTCCTCGGCGTCCGCGTCGGCTTTCACCGACATGTCGTCCTCGGGGGCGTCTTCGGGGTCGGGCATGGACGGGGCATCGTCCGTCCGGGCAATCAAGCTTCGCCCGCCGTCGTCCGTTCACGGAGTCGATCGTATGCCGCGTGTCCGCCGGCGGCCAGCAGGAAGGCGATGCCGACGTTCGCGAGGAGCGCGGCGGCGCCGGTCCCGACGACCACCGCGCCCTCGGCGGGCGTCTCGACCGATTCGAGCGCCACGCGGCCGAGGTGGACCGCCACGAGGACGAGCAGCACGCCCAGGGCGGCCATCGGGAAGCCGCTCCAGAGGCCGGCGACCAGCGCGGCACCGGCGTAGAGGGCCGCGAGGACGATGTTCGCGCCGGCGGTCCGCGCGCCGAAGGCGTGCTTGCCGGCGAGGCCACCGGAGCCGTGACACATCGGCACCCCGCCCAGCGGCACCGCGAGCAGGTTGGTGACGCCCATGCTCCGGGCGAGGCCGTCGGGCGAGATGTCGCGGCTGTAGAGGTCCTCGACCAGAAGCGCCGTCGCGACGGCGGCGTTACCGACGGTC of the Haloglomus salinum genome contains:
- a CDS encoding CPBP family intramembrane glutamic endopeptidase; its protein translation is MRWAAFAGVAVAVTLLLLLLARASQGAVGTPPATPGEVRWLDRLDDGADHLDAGDAPEPAPASPLEASMASSSSMSPVVLLVNVAFSQGLFGLLLLAGAWYTGIPASAFGAGSGDVGLDALAVGVGFGIALSLANGVAGAAASALGRDPSEDLRALLAPDSAGGWVLLLGVVLPLIAGFEELLFRGALVGVMATGFGWSPWLLALASSAAFALGHGAQGPVGIVVTGLLGFVLAAGYVITGSLLVVVVAHYLVNAVEFVAYEGLDLEPPFGG
- a CDS encoding MGMT family protein; translated protein: MTDDGAPGPDYETGIYARESPYLDRHVQLGVASEKLINVSFPAEPNEGAEDEYPLLKRLFAYLEGKKDQFEDVDIALTVPTEQRTVLEALRNVPYGEDVSVERLARLAGLDDDDGDDLQTVRMALDANPVPIVVPDHRVRDGPSSAPPKVEQKLRSLEGL